The region CGCCACGCAAAGGAAATGCCACGCGGCGTTTTCGACATCGTTTGAGTTCACTTCGCGGTGGATCTCAAATTGTTTGGCGCCTTCGTCGAATTTGCCGGCGAAAAACAAGGCGATGCCTCGTTGCCATAGGTAAGGCTTTGCTTGTGGGCGAGCCTCGGCATACCGATCAAACAGCTTGACGGACTCGTCGACCTTTCCGCATCGCAACAGCACATCGGCACACAGGCTAACCTGCTGCAGATTCATATCGGTTTCGGCAAGCGACTGTGCTGCTTTAGCGGCGGCGTCATAGTCTTGCTTCATTAAAGACTGGCTTGCTTGTTGTGCCAGTTTGATTTGCGATTCGCTGGGCTGTTGCGCCAGCACCGAAACCGAAGACGCGAGAACAAGCAGACTCAGCAACGGGAGTCGATGCAGCATGGCGTGAGCGATCATTCAATGGCCGGAAACGTCGGAGGAAGGTGTCGCTCGATTCTACACGGTTGCATCTGTACGCAGTTGCATCGACGTCGCTTGCGTTGCAACCCTATGGTGCCACGACTTCGAGCAGTTCGATTGCCGGTTCGCCATCGCAATAGATGAGGGCCGTTCGGCCGTAAAGGGTCTGGCCTTCGGTCGCACCGAGCAGTTCTGCCAATGATGGGCCGGATTTGATTTCCCAAAGGCCACACAGTTGGACTTCGCGAAGCACGTTGTGTTCGATCAAGACTCGACCCAATGGGATTTGCCGTGATTCGATCTGCTGCCAGACCTCTTTGTCGAGTGCGTTGATGTTCAAGCGGACGATCCCGTACTGAACGACTTTGCCCGAACCGGATGTCTGTAACGTTATTTCGCGGCTGTACCAATCGCCATCTGCGTTGGTCGTTCGATGAAAGCGATGGACCACGACATCGACGCTATCACCGTGATGTGATTCCACCGTCACGGTCATGTGAGCGTTGTGATTAAGCAGTTCGTTGTACGGAGACGGCAGATCGGTCGCCGGCTTGCATTGTCCTAGTTTTTCGAAACCCGAATCGGCGTCGTAGAACTCCGCCAGAAGCGTTTCGATTTTGACGTCGGCGTCTTCCTGGGACAGCTCGGTTACCATGATCTGACTCGTATCAAGGAACGCTGGCAGGTGACTGGCCAGCGTAAAAAACATACCTAAACGCTTTGATCGTTCTTATGCGGTCGGCGCGACAATACCAAGTGAGACGACCGATGTCGATTTGATTTCGGGGCGTTCCAAAACTGTATCGACTAGGAAGTACAGTAGCCGGCGAAGGGCGTCTGGTTCCAGTGAATCGGCAACAGCTTCGGCCCGTTCTTGGTGCTTATCGACAAGTCGAAATGCGGTTTCGAATACACCGGCCTTTTCGTAAAGGCGGCGGACTTCGGAAAGCCTGGCTTGGTCGTTGACTTGGCATTCGGGCGAAGCGAGGTGCAGCAGTCGCTGCTTTGCTTCAGGGTCGAGCGATTCCAGTGCCAACGCCCAAAGAAGCGTGGGGCGTCCGCCAAAGGTGTCGCCACCGGCGGACATCTTGTTGTGATCGTCGCCGGCAAAGTCGCCCAAGTCGTTCAGGATTTGGAACGCGACACCGAGGTTTCGGCTGAAAGTGCGAATCGCTTGTCGGTACTCTTCGATCTTAGACTCGTCTGCATCGCTCGCGCCGAGTCGAACTCCGCTAAACAATGCGGCTTCGAAAGCCGGCGATGTCTTTAGCGCGTAGATCTTTAATGCGTCCAGTGGCGTCAATTTTCGGTCAGCCGCGTCTCGCCAAACGAGTTCGGCCCCCTGCCCTTCGCCCAGTCGGGTGTGTGCGGCAGCCAGACAGTCCAGTACATCCAATTGTGCGGATGCATCGGCGCCTTGCATCGCGGCGCGGTCGCTGATTAAGCGATAGCCCATACCGACCAAGTAATCGCCAACGTTGATTGCCGTCGGGATCCCGAATTCCTTGTGAAGCGCCGGTTGGCCATAGCGAAAGCCATCATCGTCTTCGATGTCGTCGTGAACCAAGCTGGCTTTATGGAACGTTTCGATGCTGAGTGCTGCACGAAGAACCGCCGCTGGGATCTTCTTGACAGATTCCGCACCTGACTTGCTGGTGCAATCGCCACCGGTCATGGCGTCATACGCAGCCATGGTGATGAACGGGCGGGAGTGTTTGCCGCCTCGGGTCAGGAAGTCGTACGAGATATGTTCGGTCGCTTCGATCGCATCCATCGCTGCGACTTTCGCAGCGTTCAGTTCGCCATCGCCAAAGGGAAGCTTGCCGCGCGAACGCGGCACGATCGATTCAAGTCGAGTCGGTTCGAATAACTCGCCCGCGGCACGCATGAGGTGAACGTAGCTACGCGTTTGTTGTTCGGCTGGCTCGTACGGCGTGCGGATCATTTGATCGACCCACGCTTCGTCGACTTTGGTGTTTCTGCAATCGCTGCTCAGCAATGGAACCGCCATGCAGGGAATCCCGGCAAGCAGAACTTTGTCGATGGCTTTTTCGAGCACATTTAGGCAGGCGACACCCACGACCGCATCGACATATCCGCCGACGATGATCTTCATCACGACAGGCGAGCCCTCGGCGACCAAGACACGGTATCCCATTTCTTCGGCGAGACCGCGAAAGTCTGCGATGCTGCATGCGCCGCATTCTTTGCAGTTCATTCCGAACTCGTCGTAATCCGCTGGGCACCCTTCGGCGTGCTTTAGGCAGTGCGGTAGCAGGAATAGTCGCCGTTCTGGCGGGACGGTCCGAAGTTGATGTCGCCAAAACGATGAGCTGATCATCACCATCATCCAGCCCAGGTAGGCTTCCGGCAGATCGGCTTCTTCGAGCGTTCGTCTGGCGATCTGCTCGAGTTCATCTTTGGTCATCGGGACGGATCGGTCCAGACGATCGGCCACTTGATCGCAACGGTCTCGCAAGCTTTCGCGTAGGGCTAGCGATTCGGGGACCTCTTTGAGGTGACTGGTTTTGCGACGACGACTTTTACCGCCTGTTGATGGCGTGCTGTCGTGGCCGGTGTTGGTCTCGGTGGAGCTAAATCCTGTCGACAAACCGAATCCCCTGATCGAAGGTAGATGGGCGAAGGTGTGGGATCATTTTAGGTGGGTCGTGGCCGGCACGTTGCTTCGATTTTCGAGGCGTTGGCAAGCAATTTCGTTTGCCGAATCAGTGTGGCCAGTCGGGGGAGACGTTTGCGTCGCTCGCGCGTAGGAATTTTCCCAAGGCGGTCGTCGCAAAGATCAGTGGGTACAGTCGTTCGTGGTACCAGAGCTTGGCAAAATAAAATCCGATCGGCCAAGCAAACTCGTGCCTGCGGTCGCGGACGCTTTGGACCAAAAAATCGACTCCCCGTAGTATAGCCTCCATGACCTCGTCATTCCCAGCGGCGGCGTCCCCGGCCTTTGGGGATGGTTCCACGGGATCATTTACCGCCTGTTGATCTTGTTCTAACACCTCGCCGTGAAATTGGGACCGCCCAAAGCGTGAGGACGTGACGTTTTCGCACAATCTCCGTTGCCAGATCACCATCGAAAGGGCTTCGACTGCCAAGGCGGTTTCTTCTACGCTGCTACACAGGTTTGACGACACTTTGATTCCGTCGAAGCTGGTTTTTGACGCTTCAGAGCGGTCGCTTGAGGATTCCGTGTGGTGGGGGGGGCGATTGTTGTCGGCCAGGCGATGGATCTTTTCCACCAGTGAACGACCGCCACCCCAGCCACCGTCGACATTTTGCGAAGCCACGAGGTATTTGGTGGCTTGGTTTCGGTTTTCTGCGGATCCTTCGCCGCAAGCGAGGACTTTCGCTGTACCGTAAATCGGATTCGATTCGTCGTCTCGATCTTGGTTTCCAAACCAGAGTGGCAGCCACGATCCGTCAGGCTGCTGTTGTCGATTCAGGAAGCGAATGCCTTGGGAAATTGCCTTCACGGTCTCGTTTGAATCCGCTGACACATTATCGGCGGCCGCGGCAGCTTTGATGGCGCGAATCGCGTGCGCCGTCAGGTCGGTGCTGCTGCGGTCAAACGGTAGTTTTCCCCAGCCGCGACAAAACGTGGGCCATCCACCATTGCGATTTTGCAGGCGGAGCAGCCAACCGATTCCCATTTCGATCGCGGAATCGATTTTCCTCAAACGCTGCTCGCTTGCGTTTTCGCGGACGCAATGTTCACGCATTTTTGTCAGTGCCAGGATGGCTGCGGGAGTGTCATCGCTGTCGGGAACTGCACCGGATAAATCTGTCCATCCCCATCCACCCGGTTCAGCGCCCGTAAATGGGTGGCGGACACGGTGCTGGCAGGACAGATGCCAGTCCAGTAGTCCGTCGCTGTACCAGCTGCAGTCGTCCTCGGGATCAGAAGACAAGGCGTGAACTGAAAGCGATGTCACCCAGGTCGCGAGGTTCGTATCGATTGGCCAGCTGCCATCGTCCAGCATGGACTCATTGAGAAATCGCAGTCCAGATTCGACGACATCAAGCCTGCTGCGTCCCGTCGCTGCAAGGCTCATGACAACAAACGCGGTCAGTGGCGTCGCTTCGAGGTAGCCGCCGCTTTCGGGCTGCATTTTTCGCAGCACGTGCAACGTTCGCTCAACCGACAAGGATCGAATCATACGGATTGGCGCGAAAGCTCGTTTGCCCAGGAAGTGCCGCGCTTGGCCGATGGCGACCAGTGCGGGGATCGCATAACTGACGACCGGCATTTGCAAGAATCGGTACATTGACTGCGGGAAGACGGCGGCCTCGAATGGCAACGCCGCGACTTCGTCCCAGGAAATTAAACCCGCAATCGCCATGTTGTTCATGATCGGAACGACAAACGTTTTGTCTTTTCCGTAGCGGCGGCGCAGCCCTTCAAGACGACCCGATCGATCCAGGTAGTCGTTCAAGCGGGATTTCTGGTCAGCGGAAAGTGACTTGAGTCCATGTTGCTCGGCGAGTGTCGCTGCTGACAAAACCAGATAACTGGTCGCAATATTCGAATGGCTGCGATCGGTGTCACCAAAGCCGCCGTCATCGTTTTGCTGCCCGACCAGATAGCGAAGTCCCATTTCAACTTGCGATCGAAGCTTTGTCGAATCGATCGAGGGGGGCGCTGATGAGTCCGATAGGACCGCACACATCGCACTAACGGCGGTTGCCGTCGATAACGAGCTAGGCGAAAGCGTTCCCGTCCAATGGCCTCGTTCGTTTCGCTCGTTGATCAACTGCTGGCGCAATTGATCCAGGGTTTGCCGGGCCTGTTGTCGAACGTTGGTAATCTGGGAAGCGAAATCGTTCAAAACGAATTGGGTCCGGTGGGATCAATTGGGGGGAGAGAACGCAGCGGGACGTCCCGTGCAGTTGGCGAGATGGGATTCGGTCATTCATTTGCCCCAATCGCACAATTCAACGCGGTTTTGAATGCCGCGTCAGGATAACTTGCGAAGGCTCGCTGGACTATCGATTGCCAATTGCGGACCATTGAAGGCCAGAATTGAAATTGTTAGGCTCTGAGTTGCTTTTCGCCCAGAACTGTTAACGTCATTGCGACGCTTGGTCAGCTGAACAAGTATCGCTTCTGCGGGCCAAATTCCCCAATCGATTAGCAATCAATCAACGTGATCGCACCAAACCTTGCTTCGCAGCTTCCTGATGAACAGCGAATCGTCATCACCGGTATCGGGCTGACTTCACCCAACGGCAACGATTGGCAAAGCTATCGTGAGGCGTTGCTGGAAAATCGCAGTGGCGTTCAGCCTTATGAGATTCGTTATTTCGGCAAAACCTTGGCCGGAATCTGCGATTTTGATACGCGTCGCTATCAGACCAAGAAAGACGTCCGCCGCGGAACGCGTGCCGGTAGCGTCGGGGTCTACGCAGCTAACGAAGCGATCAATCACTCGGGAATCGACTGGGAAAATACCGATAAGTCACGTGTCGGGATCTATGTCGGGGTGACCGAGCACGGCAATGTCGAAACCGAAAATGAAATCTACATCATCAAAGGCTTTGACTACGACACGAGCTGTTGGTCGCATCACCACAACCCTCGTACCGTTGCGAACAATCCGGCAGGCGAGATTGCGCTCAATCTGGGCGTGACCGGCCCCCACTACACCATCGGGGCTGCATGTGCGGCAGGCAACGCAGGGTTGATTCAAGGGGCGCAAATGCTGCGTCTGAACGAGTGCGATGTGGCGCTTGCCGGTGGGACCAGCGAAAGCATTCATACCTTCGGGATCTTTGCCAGTTTCAACAGCCAAAACGCTTTGGCGCGGCACGAGGATCCAACCAAGGCTTCTCGTCCGTTTGACGTTGCCCGCAGTGGAATCGTTGTTGCCGAAGGCGGCTGCATTTACACGCTCGAACGTCTGAGCGATGCGAAACGTCGCGGGGCCGAAATTTACGGCGAACTGGTTGGTTATGCGATGAACACCGACGCGACCGACTTCGTTTTGCCCAACCCAGAACGTCAAGCCGAATGTGTGCAGCTGGCTCTGAAGCGGGCCGGGCTGCAGGCCGATCAGATCGATATCGTCAGCACCCATGCGACCGGGACCAGCAGCGGCGACGCCCAGGAATGCTCGGCACTGCGGAGCGTGTTCGGCGAAAGTGAAAACGTCCGAATCAATAACACCAAAAGCTATATCGGACACGCGATGGGGGCTGCCGGTGCACTGGAGCTTGCTGGCAATCTACCCGCGTTCCAAGACGGTGTGGTGCATCCGACGATCAACGTCGATGAGCTGGACGAGAACTGTGCGCTACCTGGACTGGTGCTCAATGAGGCTCAGGATGGCCGCAAGGTTGACTACATCTTGAACAATTCGTTCGGCATGTTGGGAATCAACTCGGTCGTCATCATCGGTCGGGTTTAGCGGAAAAACTAGCTGTCGCAGCTGTCTTCAGCGTATGTGTTGTTCTCTGACGCTCGACGGCGCCCAAGCTGCGGCTTCTTCCGCCCTCGGCGGATCGACTCGATTGCCATCGGCGCAAGCTGCCGGTGGTGAACGCCCGAGTGTTTTGGGAATTCGATCCGCTCACCAGCGGGGGCACTTTGCATGCCCGTTACAATTCTGTGACATCATCGCGACACGGGGCGAGAATGCCCGAAATTCTGGACTGGCGGGCACTTCGATTTCTGCCAAGAAACCGGTACACTCCCCGTTTTGACATCCAGACCTCCGCGTTTTACCAATCTCCAGCTAGACATGACGCCAGCCGAAATCCGCGAAGAAATCATTGACATCCTCGAAGACATTTCGCCGGACGATGATCTGGATGATTTGAAGGATGATGTTGCCTTTCGTGAACAACTCGAATTGGACAGCATGGACTTTCTGGACATCGTGATGGAGCTTCGCAAGCGACACCGAGTTCAGATCCCCGAAGAAGATTACGGCGCACTCGCTAGCATGAGCTCGACGGTTGAGTACCTTGAGCCCAAGATGCGTGACATCGTCAAATCCTAAAACCAACCGGTTCGGACACGCGAGCCGACAGCTCGCGTTTTGATGCAGAACGCGGGCAAGACGTTGTCGAGATCGAGGCATTGCCGATAAGCAGCATTGCCGAACAACAGCTCTGCCTTTCACCTTTCTGCACTTACCCCCGCAATCTGCTGTGACCGAAACAAGCGGCAATCAGCACTACGATACGATCATCATTGGCGCCGGCATGAGCGGGCTGGCCGCGGGGATTCGACTCGCTCACTATGATCAACGCGTCTGCATTCTTGAGCGGCATTACACCATCGGTGGCCTGAATTCGTTCTACCGAATGGGTGGCCGTGATTATGACGTCGGCCTACATGCGATGACAAACTTCGCGCGTAAAGGTTCCAAACGCGGACCATTGGCCAAGCTCATCCGTCAACTGCGATTTAGCTGGGAAGACTTCAAGCTTGCCGAGCAAGTCGGGTCATCAATCCGCTTTCCCGGTGTGTCGCTAGACTTCAGCAACGACGCTGAACTGCTGGAAAGCGAAATCGCCGAACGGTTCCCCGATCAAATCGACGGCTATCGTTCACTTTGCGAATCTTTGCTCGACTATTCCGATATGGATGGCGGTGACGAGCGGTTTATGCGCTCGGCACGCGACGTCATGGCCGAACATATTAGCGAGCCACTGCTGATCGAGATGTTGCTTTGCCCATTGATGTGGTACGGCAATGCTCGCGAAGACGACATGGATTTCGGGCAGTTTTGCATCATGTTTAGAGCCTGTTACTTGGAAGGCTTTGGAAGGCCATTCAAAGGCGTCCGGGTCATTCTGAAAAATCTGGTGCGGAAGTTTCGCGGACTCGGCGGTGAGCTGAAGCTGCGTAGCGGTGTGTCAAGAATTCATGTCGACAACGGTCGAGCGGTCGGTGTCGTTCTGGATGACGGGACCGAGTTGACCGCGAACCGAATTTTGTCGTCTGCGGGAAATGTCGAAACCATGCGACTGTGTGATGACATCACCGAGGTCGAGGTTGCCAAAGCTGGAAAGCTGTCGTTCATCGAATCGATTTCCATTCTCGACCGCATGCCGCAATCGTTTGGATTTGATCGCACCATTGTGTTTTACAACGATAGCGACAAGTTCCATTGGCGACGCCCAGACGACGAGCTTTGTGACGCAAGGACAGGTGTGATCTGCTCGCCCAATAACTACATCTATGATTCCGATGAAGGCGAGCTGCCAGATGGTGTGATTCGGATCACCACACTTGCCAATCACGACCGTTGGTGCAATCTCGGTGATGATCGATACGCGGCCGAAAAGGTCCGTCAATACGATGCGGCAGTCGGTTCGTCGGTACGCTTCATGCCGGACTTTCGTCAGTACGTGGTGGACACCGATGTCTTTACCCCGAAAACGATTCGGCGCTTTACTTGGCACGACAACGGTGCTGTTTATGGTGCTCCCGATAAACAGCTCGATGGGACGACGCACCTTCCCAACGTCTTTCTTTGCGGTACCGACCAAGGATTTGTCGGGATTGTCGGTGCGATCGTCAGTGGCATCAGCATGGCCAATCGCCATTGTTTGATGCCCTAAAAACAGTTTCGAAGTTGTGCGGCGATTGATTCCGTTCTTGGACTGCCGCGAAAACTTGGTTTGACGCTACACTATCAGTATGGCGAAGAAGCGGTCTAAAAGTAAGCAATCACGCGTTCAGTTTCGAAAGCGGTACCAGGGGCGGGTCCGTGATGGAGACTTGACGCGTCAGTTCAATTCGGGCGAAACCGAATCGCTTGCCGATGCGGTCAAAAACGAACGGGTCAGCGGCAAGGGCGAGTTGACTCGCAAGCGGACTGTCTCTGGGGCTAACTCAGAAATGCCAACTGCGGCCGACAGCGAAGCCAACGCCTCACTGATCGACGGTCGTGTCATCTGTGCCCATGGACTAAGCAACACCGTCTTGGCCGATGATGGTCGTCGATTTGACTGTGCGATTCGCCAGGTCCTGAAGTCGATCAGCATTGAAGGCCGCGGAACCGTTGTCGCTGGGGATCGAGTCAAGTTTCGTGCCGAAAGCGATCGAACCGGGATGATCGAGTTTGTCGCGCCAAGACACGGCGTGATCAGCCGACAAAGTCGCGGCCAGCAGCACATTATCGCGGCAAATGTCGACCACTTGTTGATCGTCACCAGTGCCGCAGAGCCGTCTTTAAAACCGGCGTTGGTTGATCGGTTTTTGCTGACCGCGCAGCAATGCGACGTCAATCCGGTGATCGTGATTAACAAATGCGATCTGGTCGATTGTCGTCAGTTGCAGCCGATGATTGGCGTCTACGCTTCGCTTGGTTTCAGAGTCCTGCTGACAAGTGCAGAGCAACGCATCAACATCGATTACCTACGTGAGTTGCTGCGTGGAAAACAAACCGCATTGTCAGGGCAAAGTGGTGTCGGCAAAAGCAGTTTGCTCAATGCTGTTCAGCCTGGCCTCGGTTTGGCCGTTGCGGCTGTCAGTCAAGACAACCAAAAGGGACGCCATACGACAACGACGTCCACATTGATACCGCTAGAAAATGATCCAATCGGCGCGGTCTTTGATACGCCTGGAATTCGACAGTTTCAACTTTGGGATATCACAGCGGAAGAGGTCGCTGGCTTGATGCCAGATCTGCGACCGCACGTTGGTCACTGTCGGTACGCCAATTGTCTGCACCTGAACGAAGACGGTTGCGCGGTCAAAGATGCAGTCGCCGATGGCAAAGTGGACCCACGGCGATACGATTCGTACTGCCACCTTCTTGAAGAAGACTTGTTGCTAGGGCGGTCGTAAGTAACCGCCTTCGCATCTGTCACTCCAATCATGCAGGTGATTCGAGTGTGTCTTCCGGCCTGAGGTATCGCGGTTTACTTGACGTCATCGATGCCATTTAGGTCCCACACACGGACCGTGCCGTCACGCCCACTTGTCGCGATCTGGTATCGCGTCGAGTCAAGGGAAACGTTGTGGACCGCTGAAGCGTGACCGGTCAATGATGCGGCCAGTTCGTTGGTAGCAATGTCCCAGATGCGGCACTTGCCGTCATTACCAGCGACAACGGCATGCGAACCGTCGGCACAGAAGGACACGCTCCAGTTGTCGCCTCCGGTTTCGTCAATCAGTTCTGTTTCCAGTTCGCCGGTTGCGATATTCCACATGAACATCGCTTTGCCCCATCCCACGGTCGCCAGCATGTCGCCTTTAGGAGCGAATGCGAGATCGTAAATCGGTCCCGGGTGGCCGTGCATTGTTTGGCGTGTTTCCAGGGTTTCGGCGTCAAAGACACGGACCTCTTTGTCGCTGCCGCCGGTCGCGATGTGCTTGCCATCGGCCGACCAAGCGATGGAGAAGATCGAACCTTCCTGGGCAACGGTTGCGATTTCGTCGCCTGTATTGACATCCCAGATATGAACAACGCCTTTTCTGTCGCCAGCTGCAATTCGATCGCCATTTGGTGAAAAGGCGATTTTTCGAACCGCCGATCCAGCTTGCCATTCGATTTCTGATTCAAGCGTTTCGGCGTTCCAAAGCTTGACCATTCCGTCGTCACCACTTGTCGCAACCAATTGGCCGTTGGGGTGGAACTGGATGGTCCAGGCGATGCCTTTGTGGGCATCAAAGCTGCGTAGAACCTTCTGACTGGCGACATCCCAAAGACGGACGCTGCCGTCTTCGATTGCGGCCGCTACCTTGTCACCGTTAGGCGTAAAGTCCACCGACCAAACGGTGCCTGGATTACCAGCTAAAACCGTCGATGGGAACGTCGGTCCGGTCGTTTCAACTGAACTGACACCGCCGTTTGCCCAGAAAGCGATCGCCAAAATCAGGCTCAGTACCCCAACTAGGCCAGCTCCCCAAGCGGCGCGCAGTGTGTTTTTGGAAACGAGGCGGTGGGTACCGCTGCGGCGAACTTTCTTCGTCGTTGTCGACGCGATTGAAGGGACATGAAGCGGTGAGATCGGTGAGATCGACGAAACGATTTCGGCAAGCGTTTGCGCGACGAAAGCAGCCGATTCCGGTCGACGTTGAGGTGACTTCTCCAGCAAAGCCATGGTCAATTCGGAAAGTGGACCGCAGACAGCCGAGTTCAGCTTCGTGGGACTCGGTGGTGTTTCGTCCATGATCCTTTTCATGACACCGACAATCGAAGGGGCTTCGAAAGCCGACTTGCCTGTCAGCATTTCGTACATCACCGCACCGAGCGAAAACAGGTCGCTGCGTTCATCGGTCCCCGCCCCGGTGGCCTGTTCGGGCGACATATAAAGCGGCGTGCCTGTGACCATGCCCGTCTTGGTTAACCGGACATCGTCGGTTGCCCGAGCAAGACCGAAGTCGGTCAGCTTGACTCGATTGGACGATTTTTCCAGCAGGATATTCGCCGGTTTAATGTCACGGTGAACCATGTCGCGTTCATGTGCCGCGGCCAACCCGGCGGCGATCTGCATTGCGATTCGAGCTGCTTCGATCGGGGGTAGCGGCTTCGATTGGGTGAGGCGTTTTTCAAGCGTTTCGCCTTCGATGTACTGCATGACCAAGAAGGCGATTCCGCCGTCGTCTTCTTTGGCCACGTTATGCATCGCGACGACATGTTCATGCGAAATCGCCGCCGCCGCACGTGCCTCGCGGCAGAACCGTTGGCGGGCTAAGTCGTTTTTGTCGTACTCGGGATTGAGGACCTTGATCGCAACGGTTCGCTGCAATTGCGTATCAAAGGCTTCCAAGACGATTCCCATGCCGCCACGGCCGATCACTCGTGCGACTTCAAAGTGTTTGAGCTTTCCGATGTAGGCCGGGTCGTCCGATGGCTTCAAAAAGGGCAAGTTCACCGCGGGCGTTTCGATCGTCGGGCCGGGATCGACTTCGCCCGAACCTGACGATTCCGACCCGGTCGATTTCTGCAATTCCACCGAAGTGTCATGAACACGTTCGGTGTATTGCGAATCCGCGCTGTATTGCGAATCAACACTTGGATCCGGATCGAACTGCATCGAGATATTGCTGACGGCTTTCCAATAGGCGGAGTCACTCGGCGGGAGCGCCGTGACCTGCTCTCCAACCAATGCTTCGATTGGGACGTCGACTTCGCGTTGCAATTCGCCGATTGCGACCTGCTCAATTGCGGATTGGCAACGTGTGCACGCGCCAACATGCTCGGTGGTCGATTCGGTCAGTTCAGAAGAGAGCTGCCCGTTGACGAGCGCTTCTAGGTCTTGCTTGGAGGGGCATTCGGAGACGCTCATTAGAAGTCCCCTTCGTCGGTTTGAATTTTCTTAATCTCTGCACGCAACCTGGCGGTCACTCGGCTTTTTGCGACATAGATCGCGCCGGTCGTCATCGACAGTTCCTCGGCGGCGTCGGCAGCCGAACGGCCCTCGACAGCGGTCATGCGGAACGCTGACCAGGTTTTGGGATCCGAGCTTTCTTCGATGGTTTTCATGGCCGATGCCGCGAGGGTCCGCAGATGTTCCAGTTCCCACTGCTCTGCCAGCTCATTGCGTTCGTCGGCGGCCTGCGTCAGCAGTTCAAGCTGTGCAGTGTCGTTGGCAGTGTTGCCGGCCGATCGTTTTTGTTTTTCGAAGTAGGTGTATAAGCGGTTTCGTGTGATCGTGAATAACCACGCCCGAAACCCACCCTTTTCTTTGTCGTATTCCAATTTCCCGATTGCCATCCCCACGCGTCGAAACACGTCCTGAACGATGTCCGCAGCATCCGCGTCTTGAAGCCCACGACTGCGCACAAACCGGTACAACATCGGACCATAATCGCGCAGGAAATCCTCCCACGCTTCGTAATCGTTCGCGTCACGCAATCGCATTAGCAGCGTCGCGCGTGTGACTGGGGAATCGGCCACCCTATAGTCATCTCGGCTCGAGGTTCGCAAACTCGGTGAGCCTCTTCGGCAACCTAACGATCCGAGCGAGCGATAACATCGAAATTATACCGACCAATCCAGTCCAGGCACTGGGGCTTTCGCTTCGTCTAGGAATACTTCGACCGTCGGCGGACCTTTCACCAGCATTTGCATTATTCCGATCCATATGTCGCTGGTTGGCCGAAATGACACTGGGTGTCACCGCTTTTGCGAACTTTATTGCATCGATCGTGGGACTGGCATCCTC is a window of Stieleria sp. JC731 DNA encoding:
- a CDS encoding phytoene desaturase family protein, encoding MTETSGNQHYDTIIIGAGMSGLAAGIRLAHYDQRVCILERHYTIGGLNSFYRMGGRDYDVGLHAMTNFARKGSKRGPLAKLIRQLRFSWEDFKLAEQVGSSIRFPGVSLDFSNDAELLESEIAERFPDQIDGYRSLCESLLDYSDMDGGDERFMRSARDVMAEHISEPLLIEMLLCPLMWYGNAREDDMDFGQFCIMFRACYLEGFGRPFKGVRVILKNLVRKFRGLGGELKLRSGVSRIHVDNGRAVGVVLDDGTELTANRILSSAGNVETMRLCDDITEVEVAKAGKLSFIESISILDRMPQSFGFDRTIVFYNDSDKFHWRRPDDELCDARTGVICSPNNYIYDSDEGELPDGVIRITTLANHDRWCNLGDDRYAAEKVRQYDAAVGSSVRFMPDFRQYVVDTDVFTPKTIRRFTWHDNGAVYGAPDKQLDGTTHLPNVFLCGTDQGFVGIVGAIVSGISMANRHCLMP
- the rsgA gene encoding ribosome small subunit-dependent GTPase A; protein product: MAKKRSKSKQSRVQFRKRYQGRVRDGDLTRQFNSGETESLADAVKNERVSGKGELTRKRTVSGANSEMPTAADSEANASLIDGRVICAHGLSNTVLADDGRRFDCAIRQVLKSISIEGRGTVVAGDRVKFRAESDRTGMIEFVAPRHGVISRQSRGQQHIIAANVDHLLIVTSAAEPSLKPALVDRFLLTAQQCDVNPVIVINKCDLVDCRQLQPMIGVYASLGFRVLLTSAEQRINIDYLRELLRGKQTALSGQSGVGKSSLLNAVQPGLGLAVAAVSQDNQKGRHTTTTSTLIPLENDPIGAVFDTPGIRQFQLWDITAEEVAGLMPDLRPHVGHCRYANCLHLNEDGCAVKDAVADGKVDPRRYDSYCHLLEEDLLLGRS
- a CDS encoding WD40 repeat domain-containing serine/threonine protein kinase, whose protein sequence is MSVSECPSKQDLEALVNGQLSSELTESTTEHVGACTRCQSAIEQVAIGELQREVDVPIEALVGEQVTALPPSDSAYWKAVSNISMQFDPDPSVDSQYSADSQYTERVHDTSVELQKSTGSESSGSGEVDPGPTIETPAVNLPFLKPSDDPAYIGKLKHFEVARVIGRGGMGIVLEAFDTQLQRTVAIKVLNPEYDKNDLARQRFCREARAAAAISHEHVVAMHNVAKEDDGGIAFLVMQYIEGETLEKRLTQSKPLPPIEAARIAMQIAAGLAAAHERDMVHRDIKPANILLEKSSNRVKLTDFGLARATDDVRLTKTGMVTGTPLYMSPEQATGAGTDERSDLFSLGAVMYEMLTGKSAFEAPSIVGVMKRIMDETPPSPTKLNSAVCGPLSELTMALLEKSPQRRPESAAFVAQTLAEIVSSISPISPLHVPSIASTTTKKVRRSGTHRLVSKNTLRAAWGAGLVGVLSLILAIAFWANGGVSSVETTGPTFPSTVLAGNPGTVWSVDFTPNGDKVAAAIEDGSVRLWDVASQKVLRSFDAHKGIAWTIQFHPNGQLVATSGDDGMVKLWNAETLESEIEWQAGSAVRKIAFSPNGDRIAAGDRKGVVHIWDVNTGDEIATVAQEGSIFSIAWSADGKHIATGGSDKEVRVFDAETLETRQTMHGHPGPIYDLAFAPKGDMLATVGWGKAMFMWNIATGELETELIDETGGDNWSVSFCADGSHAVVAGNDGKCRIWDIATNELAASLTGHASAVHNVSLDSTRYQIATSGRDGTVRVWDLNGIDDVK
- a CDS encoding RNA polymerase sigma factor; this translates as MADSPVTRATLLMRLRDANDYEAWEDFLRDYGPMLYRFVRSRGLQDADAADIVQDVFRRVGMAIGKLEYDKEKGGFRAWLFTITRNRLYTYFEKQKRSAGNTANDTAQLELLTQAADERNELAEQWELEHLRTLAASAMKTIEESSDPKTWSAFRMTAVEGRSAADAAEELSMTTGAIYVAKSRVTARLRAEIKKIQTDEGDF